From the Bacillus sp. FJAT-22090 genome, the window TAGACGTTCCTTACTTATGGGGAGGTATGTCTCCTTATGGTTATGACTGTTCAGGATTCTCATACAATATGTTGAAGGCTTGTGGTTATTTAATTCCGAGAGATGCGAGTGACCAAGCAGTTAGTGGGGAAGAAGTTCCTCTTCATGATATCTCTTCATGGAAAAAGGGTGATTTAATCTTTTTCGCAAATGATGAAGGGAAAGGATCTGTGCGTCATGTTGGATTTTATTATGGAAATGGACAATTACTTCATTCTCCATCCACCGGACAAACAGTTGAAATTTTAGTATTAAAAGGTTCTAAGCTTGAGAAGGAAATTTGTGCAGTAAGAAGATTTGCCGTATAGGGGGGATTTAGATGGCAGAAAAAGTTCTTTTGTCCGTACAGGATTTAAAGCGTCATTTTGAGATAGGGCACGGCCAAACTTTAAAAGCTGTAGATGGAATTAGTTTTGATATTGTGAAGGGTGAAACTTTTGGTCTTGTTGGGGAGTCTGGTTGTGGAAAATCTACTGCAGGAAGAACAATTTTAGGGTTATATAACAAAACGGAAGGAAACGTTTTGTTTGAAGAAAAGAATGTGCATACGATGATTGACAGGGAACGTAAAGACTTTTTGAAAAAAATGCAGATGATTTTCCAAGATCCATATGCATCGTTGAATCCACGGTCAACGGTATTAGAAATTATTTCAGAACCTATGGAAATACATAATTTGTATAAAACAAGAGAAGAGTTAAAAAATAGAGTGTATGAGCTATTGGAAGACGTAGGTCTGAATAGAGATCATGCAAACCGCTATCCACATGAATTTTCTGGTGGTCAAAGACAGCGAATTGGAATAGCTCGTGCTCTGGCGCTAGATCCTGAATTCATTATTGCAGATGAGCCGATTTCTGCGCTTGATGTTTCCGTACAAGCCCAAGTAGTGAAGCTGCTTCAACGGTTGCAAAAAGAAAAGGGACTAACGTATTTATTTATAGCTCACGACTTATCAATGGTAAAATACATTTCAGATCGTATTGGGGTCATGTATTTAGGTCATATGGTTGAACTGACAA encodes:
- a CDS encoding ABC transporter ATP-binding protein, translating into MAEKVLLSVQDLKRHFEIGHGQTLKAVDGISFDIVKGETFGLVGESGCGKSTAGRTILGLYNKTEGNVLFEEKNVHTMIDRERKDFLKKMQMIFQDPYASLNPRSTVLEIISEPMEIHNLYKTREELKNRVYELLEDVGLNRDHANRYPHEFSGGQRQRIGIARALALDPEFIIADEPISALDVSVQAQVVKLLQRLQKEKGLTYLFIAHDLSMVKYISDRIGVMYLGHMVELTTSNQLYDNPLHPYTQALLSAIPIPDPDIEESRQRILLKGELPSPINPPSGCVFRTRCAHAMSICAEEKPAWKEQEPGHFVACHLYN